From Salvelinus namaycush isolate Seneca chromosome 2, SaNama_1.0, whole genome shotgun sequence, one genomic window encodes:
- the mrps16 gene encoding 28S ribosomal protein S16, mitochondrial, protein MVHLSSFLLKTYHGGHIVIRLAMAGHKQSNRPFYRIVAAYNKRARDSKYIEQLGSYDPLPNINNEKLVSFNSDRIKYWMGCGAHPTKPVAKLLGLAGFFPLHPMTVTEAERCRALAEGAAPEEVDKQQEL, encoded by the exons ATGGTCCATCTAT CATCCTTCCTACTGAAGACATACCATGGAGGACACATTGTCATCAGATTGGCAATGGCTGGCCACAAACAGTCTAACAGACCTTTCTACCGGATTGTGGCAGCTTACAACAAGCGAGCACGAGACAGTAAATACATAGAACAACTGGGCTCTTATGACCCCCTGCCAAACATCAACAATGAGAAACTGGTCAGTTTCAACTCCGACAGGATCAAGTACTGGATGGGCTGTGGTGCACATCCAACGAAGCCTGTGGCCAAACTTTTAG GACTTGCTGGGTTCTTCCCCCTGCATCCCATGACAGTAACAGAGGCAGAGCGTTGCAGGGCCCTGGCAGAAGGAGCAGCTCCGGAGGAGGTAGATAAGCAGCAGGAACTATGA